GCTAGAGTCATTAATGTCTACCATaatgattactacttaaaaagtgctatttgatagcttgtaattaactcttttaaacacttttgagtagtagttatcaccttttaacccatttaacatattaaggacccttgaaatcaattctaatcaaattgtgttaagttttggtgttttgatagcttttttatcaccaaagcaatccgagattgaggagagttctttggaatccatggcaaagatgtccggacagggcatccggacacaccatcggagggctGTGGTAagctgtcggaatgacgtagcaaggcttgctcactttagtcaatgatccggacaacatatccggataggatatgctatcgtccggggtgtgatgttcacgagtgccgtgtgcttctccctgagggagtccggataggggagcgtgattactactcaaaaagtgctatttgatagcttgtaattaatccttttaaacacttttgagtagtagttagtgccttttaacccaattagcatgttaaggctccttgtaatcaattctaatcaaattgtgtaagttttggtgtttttgttagtaatttgatcaccaaagcattatgagattgaggagagttatatggaatccttggcaaagaatgggaagcttagaggcaggAAGAACCAatctttgaagcacttttgccataagcaaagttgaaatgcaagaaggggaagcaaagagaatccagccatgaagcattcttgatgatagtcatttcagctacttttggagcacttcccgaagtccaatttatgcattctatatgtcatttgaaagcttaggaagtcaaaaatcctatgcttcaaaccgtgtatgatttggagctgaaatgaggaagttacagcctttggaagatgactcctccaagctgaaggaaggattcagcaaagtgttgcgaaatcacccttttgttgcggaatgatttcgcagcctttttgcacagtgctatggttttcccctgaagtttcacgccgcgatggaagccaaacaccacaaaatGAAAGCCAACTTCACAGCGGTGCGgaaccagccttttgctgcgaagtaatttcgcagccctttgtgtttgtctgcgaaatctcacagacctcattttcacctgcgaaatggtccttagtgcttcccgatatttgtaaccgacacttggagatatttttcattagatttttgttgcctaaatccccaaattctccttttaagccaccaattataggattccttagcttttaagttaggaatttggctaaatatccatgtaatagctatcaatgtaattttgatataaatagggcccgaggagcctgttctgagggtgatgaaccttttgtaaaaattttcaaagtaaaatacagagcttgagctctgctttaccttcttactttgattgtgttttttatttatttactaagttatgcactctctgaggaattttccccagagaatgagtaactaaaccttttagttccttggagttaaggttgccgagaaaggttccaagtgcaagaatcagaagctttgtggtttcagctatgaatgaagagaaagtgtgtcccgtgaatggtttctatgtttttagttaacttaaaacaccttggagtcacctgggccaacacttggtaaggcaagtgatctctaaccatggagatgcactagtttaccccttgcgagcctctgggaggtgacttgaaggtaggattttctagaatagccaacacttggtaagcttttagactctaaggagacatccattagttatctcttgcaagcttttgacgggtaatccaaggttaaagatcaccttgaatggtaaaggctaagtgagaggctcgaaccattgcaagttgcatcagtgagagaattaaagctgaaatcccattgagggatgcatttgtacagcacctgttagagaattgactttatgttaattctctaatgagaggaaatgaaccaactcaccggagctatgcttttgcatgaggaacctcccctgtaagcctgaatctccaaggaatgcttttcttcttaagtaattttcatcacttgctgtgttgttaatctaggtccaaacctttttcaaccaaagtttgtgttttatttcttaagctaatcttgaaatgaaacagcaccaattcactttgaattggtatcattttcagtttgagtacccttcccagtgaacgatcctagagtcgctatgctatagtagctttttctttgctaccctagttcatggtgtaataggttataaattttgttgattactcccgccatcaaggagcaccaactggacacgaatcagctgagacaccaattaggcatgaatcagagcatgccacatgtcctcttagggaatccggatggagttgctccagATAGCaatgcgcgctccgtgtcattagggggaggggtccctacaccttacacaagcagacggtcccccttgcgacgcccggcatagctcattccacctgGGTAGGAATTCTGTCctgccgacattccaccttctccggatatttcacatccagcacctgacgccggatgggagaggaggacgtttcaacttccccggtcagacatgtccggatcctctgatagcgcttacccggagagtttttctctcagtatacagtgtcgcggtgttctcctgaagcttcctgatatttgtgaccgacattttaagatattttgctttagatatttgatgtctaaatccccaaattctccttgtaacccacctatcataggattccttagtctttaagtaagaacaaagggtgaataacctcttatatatagtttgtaattttctttagaaagaTATAGAGGAATCTCTTGGGAGCTTGTTCTGGAGAGAACCTTTTGTataagtaagaaatatattttacagagcacttgctatgtgttgtttttcctatatatttttgttttctcgtccTTTtcctttctagccaaacaaactctgaggacttttcctcagaggatgagaggctaggctcttcgtctcttagagtgaagaaagccgggtaagtttcctcatgcataaattggaagttttgttgttttagtttttaatgaagagaaagtgtgacctgctaatggtttttatctttttagttaacttaaaacgcctttaaatcacctgggccaacacttgataaggaaAGTGATCTCCGTTCATTGAGATACAcgagtttatctcttgcgagcctttgggaggtggtttgaaggtaggattttctagaatagccaacacttggtaagcttttggactcttaggaggcatccattagttatctcttgcgagcttgagaagggaagtccaaagttaaagatcaccttgaatggtaaatgctaggtgagaggcatgagtcattgcaagatgcatcagtgagaaggatttagtgtttgaacccattaaggggaagcatttgtaccacactggttagagaattaactatatgttaattctctaatgtgaggaaaagaaacaagtgaccggaactccctttttgtataaggaacctgaacctagtgatctgaaactctaagaaacatttttctttgtaagtaaaatcagttactatttttggttagtttaaaaccaaacctttttccactaaagattatgttttcttttaaagctaaccttaaaatgaaaagacactaattcaactttgaattgatatcaattgtgaagtgaaaacccatcccagtgaacaaccctagagccactatgctatgctagctaaggctatcctagtacacggtgtaataggttataaattttgttgatcagtccctgaggaccaaaatcaagagacaccagctggacatgaatcagctaagacaccaattgggaacgaatcacatAACctagagctgttcatagcatctagggccctaagctcatgacctaaagttgttcatgtcatccacaactttgagttgttcgtagcatctagagccctaagctcacgacatagattcattcatgtaaaccacagcctaacgttgttcatagcatttagagcctttagctcacaactaagagtatcccatgttatacacaacccttagttgttcatagcaactagagccttgagctcacaatcgagagtctttcatgtcaaccatcaccttgagttattcatagtatttacaGAGCAAATCTCATGACTAGTAgattttcatgtcattgacaacacTAAGTTGTTCGTAGGATCAAGAGCACTGAGCTCATGAGCCGGagtcgttcatctcaaccatcaCCCAAAGTTGcttatagcatctagatccctgagCTCATGTCCTAAAGTACCTCATGTCTTCCACAATCCTAATCaattaatagcatctaaagcctagagctcatgtctcggagtcgttcatgtcaaccataacccaaagttgttcatagcatctagagtcatgagctcacaactcgaagtcTTTCATGCCAAGCACAACTTGgaactattcattgcatctaaggcCCTAAGGTGAAGACcgagagttgttcatgtcatcaacaactctaagctattcatagcatctagagccttgagctcatgacacagattcattcatgtcaaccacagcccaacattgttcataacatttagagccttaaactcacaaccaagagtatccCATGTTATACACAACAATTAGCTGTTCATAGCAaccaaagccctgagctcacgattgagagtcatttatgtcaaccataaccctgagttgttcatagtatctacaaCGCTGAGTTCATGATTCGTAGTTTTTTTATGTCATTGACAActctatgttgttcatagcataaagagcccttagctcacgacccaaagtcattcatctcaaccataggccaaatctattcataacatctaaagccctgagctcatgacctaaagtaccTCATTtcttccacaaccctaagttattaatagcatctagagcttagagttcatgactcggagtccttcatgtcaaccacaacccagagttgttcatagcatatagagccctgagctcaagacctagagtggttaatgtcatccacaaccttgagtggttcatgaaatctaaagccatgagctcataaCTCAGATTCTTTCATGCCAAGCACAACCTAGGGTTGTCCATTGCATCTAtggccttgagttcatgacccatagttgttcatgtaatccacaactctgagttgttcttAGCAACTAGAACTCTGAGCTCCTGACATAGATTTATTCATGTGAACCGCAGtccaatgttgttcatagcatttagagccctgagttcacaaccaagagtatcccatgttatacacaacccttagctattcatagtaaGTAAATCCTTGACCTCATGAtcaagagttgttcatgtctaccatcaccctaagttgttcatagtattaaTAACGTAAAGCTCATGActcatagtctttcatgtcattgacaacactaagttgttcatagcatcaaaagcATTAAGCTCACGAGTCGAagtcgttcatctcaaccatagcctaaagtttttcattgcatctagagcccttcGCTCACTATCTAGAGTACCTCATGTCTTctataaccctgagctattaataCCATATAGAGCTtagagctcatgactcaaattcattcatgtcaaccacaacccagagttgttcataacatttagagccctgagctaaaGACCTAGAGCagctaatgtcatccatagccctaagttattcctagcatctagagtcatgagctcacaacttggagtctttcatgccaagcataacctagagttgttcattgcatctagggccctgagctcatgacccaaagttattcatgtcatccacaaccttgtgttgttcatagcatctagagccctgagctcacggcTTAGATTCATTCATGTAAACCCTCAGCCCaacattgttcatagcatttagagccctgagctcacaaccaagaatatCCCATGTTATACACAACCCTTAATTGTTCATAGCAATTAAAGCCTCCAGCTCACAatcgagagtcattcatgtcaaccatcaccctgagttgttcatagtatttataGTGCAAAGCTCATGACTCATAATTTTCTTGTCATTGGCAACACTAAGTTGTTCGTAGGATTAAGATCACTAAGCTTACGAGCCGGagtcgttcatctcaaccatcaCCCAAAggtattcataacatctagatcccTGAGCTCATGATCTAGAGTACCTCATGTTTTCCAGAACCTTGATTTATTAATACCATCTAAAGCTTAGAGCTTATGTGTTGGAGTTGttcctagagttgttcatagcattcaaAGCCCTGAGCTAAAGACCTAAAGTGGCTAATGTCATCTATAACCATGAGTTTTTCATATCATgtagagtcatgagctcataaGTTGGAGTCTTTCAGGCCAAGCACAGCCTAGAACTATTCACtgcatctagggccctgagctcatgacccagagttgttcatgtcatcaacaactctgggctattcataacatctagagccctgagctctagagacaaattcattcatgtcaaccacagcccaacattgtttatagcatttaaagcACTGAACTCACAACCAAAAGTATGCCATGTTATACACAACCCTTAGctgttcatagcaactagagccttgagctcacgatcaagagtcattcatgtcaaccagaaccctgagttgttcatagtatctctAACACTAAGCTAATGACTCGTAGTTTTTTATGTCAATGACAACTCTATGTTGTTtgtagcatcaagagccctcaactcatgagCTAGAGTCACTCATCTCAACCATAGGCCaaatctattcatagcatctaaagccctaagctcaggaCCTAGAGTACCACAAGtcttccacaaccttgagctattaatagcatctaaagcttggagctcatgactcggagtcgttcatgtcaaccataacccactattgttcatagcatttagagccctgagctcaagacctagagtggttaatgtcatctatagccttgagttgttcattgcatctaaatccatgagctcacaactcagagtctttcatgccaagAACGACCTAGGGTTGTCCATTGCATCTAAGGTCATGAGTTGAttacccagagttgttcatgtaatccacaactctgagttattcatagcatttagagctttgagctccTGATACAGATTCATTCATGAGAACCGCAGTCCaacgttgttcatagcatttaaagccctgaacTCACACACAAGAGTATCCCATGTTATACATAACCCTTGGTTGTTCATATCAACTAAAGCCTTCACCTCATGGTCGAGAGTCCTTCATGTCTACCATCACCCTAAGGTGTTCATAGTATTAACAGCGCAAGCTCATGACTCgtagtctttcatatcatttataacactaagtcgttcatagcatcaagagcacTGAGCTCATGAGccaaagtcattcatctcaaccatagcccaaagtttttcatagcatctagagccctttgCTCACTACCTAGAGTAcctcatgtcttccacaaccctgagctattaataccatatagagcccggagctcactacccagagtctttcatatcaaccacaacccagagttgttcataacattttatGCCCTGAGCTGAAGACTGATTCCGTGCCTAGCTAGTGTACCTTGAGTTTAGCCCTCAGacaagagtaatcaacaaaatttataacctatatcaccatgtgctaggatagcctcaactaacatagcatagtggctctaggatcgttcactgggaagggttttcaacttacagccgatactaattcaaagttgaattgatggtttttcatttcaagtttagcttcaaaagaaaacataaactttagttgaaaaaggattgggtttaagctaactaaaaagaaagtaatgggaattacttataaagaaaagcgtttcttggagttttaggatcactggggtcaggttcctcatgcaaaaacagaattccaatcacttgaatcttttcctcgcattagagaattaacatatagttaattctctaatcgtTGTTGtacagagcttgtttggctagtaagaaaatacaatcaaaatgagtaggtaaggcagagcaaagctctgcattttacttccttcagaactatacaaaagttgtctctgagaacaagctcccgagatatatatgtataatgaaaattacaaccaatatatatgaggttattcaccctttgttcttacttaataactaaggaatcctattattggtggattacaaggagaaaatggggatttaaacatcaaatatttgaagaaaaaaaaaatctaaaagtgtcggttgcaaatatctggaagcactcaagaGGATTTcacaggcatgcaagatggctaTGAAATTTAGCAAGCTGAAGGTCTccattttgcagccaaaggTTGATTTCGAAGCCAtcaccttgtgatttcgcagccaaaggctaaTTTCGCAACCTACGAAATTGGCCtttagcttggtgtgattggcttccaatggctataacttcttcatttcagctccaaattgcgtacggtttgaagcattggattgctgacttcccgagattcaaaacaaaatatagtatgaatgaaatggactccataaattgctccaaaagtgtccaacagtttctatcctcttgaattcttcatgttagatttctctctttgctttccctccttacattcatgatttgcttttggcaaaggactataaagcttcaaagcttggatTATTCATTTAATGAGCTTCCGATTGCTTTgtcatggattccatagaactctcctcaatcttggattgctttggtgatcaaattactatcaaaagcaccaaaacttatacaaatttgattagaaacgattgcaaaggtccttaatatgctaattgagttaaaaggtaataactactactcaaaagtgtttaaaagagttaattacaagctacaaaataacactttttgagtagtaatcactctccccaaccgacatattgctagccccttagcaataaaggagagaaaaagtaaaataaacagtaatatactttataaaatcatgctgatcacttcaaaaaaatttaagtggcatgatgatcaaactctcacatgggacattaaagatataaaactcaaatttcagcaagagttatcaaatactttgcCTAATCAccattcataaagagaaggcattatgcgaattgaagctttaaaatcatttccacttccaaaggaccaaaccttactcttccacaaaaatctaagtgttacttgatagtttccgaatatagtatgctgaactaatctctccccccaacctagttctttttcaacacttagcaaactgactaaattcaataggctaagaacgcacctcttttatttcacactttttttttttcattgtaggagtacaaggcttaaaggtattcttttctaaatggtccatgtaacgggggtccatcgatgactcccaaccaatcaaggtttagggcatctagctttaaggatcttttaaccactaactcctcggattttaccctggacttttgagaatgcATTTTagtacccaagcacctacagtatgttaaactccacctattcacccttataacaagcattgaggtcagtgactcccaaccaatgaaggcttagggcaccaggttttaaagattttcaccatatacctctcagaccttgctcgggtttcaaggtaagcaaacaatttttattttttttcaaaggctcattggccttttataaggtgtcccaacactattaaatgaggtcaaaggtaccaagtctaaaattttcctaagtcaagagggaaatagtttttcatcttatactcggaacctattgtgcacagtgtgtgaatagcttaaagtggaagaactaagcttgaattcaatagaagttcaacaattcatcaactttagtaagcataatacaaactctaagtcacgtgaaaaacaaaaattcaatttctctcattttaatttgcgaatttttccttaataaccatggagagtagaataaaaacttttaaaaattttaaaaattaagcaaaaagcaactaagttaccaaaataacttagcattaataacaaaacttccttcatCAACTCTTCCCCCAACCAAGctaaacattgtcctcaatgtggcatgagcgattgaaaaacaaggaggaagtggtgcctcctgagtgatatgaaGTTTGagtagaataggagaaaccacatgtttcaaaaacaataaaagatatgagtagaggaattaaaataaaataatgctaagagtactcaaaaaatgatagatttgtattacttcatgAAAGTACACTATAAagtaaaacaagtaatacaaccaatcccaatatataaaacatcaaaagcatgggattacAAGTTCTACTATAGTAAGGAAATACAGAAAGGAAACTATGCATATGATCAAAtagtggtgggaggatcatgtggagatgATGACTCGGCTGCAGAGGTCCGAATGCTTGGGATGAATGCCTCTGGATCTCCTATAGACGGCTCCTCAGGGGGCATAGTCTGCTCTACGAGAGGAGGGGCCTATGATGGATTTGTGGGCTCTGATGGGATAGGAATGGCGTGCTCAGGAGTCGATAGAATACCTAGATGATGTTGTATCTGCCTAAGAatggcagtatgctgggtctgGGTGGCTATAATCTACTCCTGATGGGCACGAAGAGCTGTCATCTGCTGAGTCAAAATGCTCTGAGAAGTGGTCAATGTCTGCAAAGTGTGACATAGGCCTCTAAACTCAGAAATGGATATGGCAATCCTAGACTCATGTGGAGAAAAAGGCTCTGATGTAGATGGTATAACAGGCGGAGTCCCTAGTGTAGCAGGAGGAGCAGAGGGTGCAATCTCAGGTATAGGCTCTATAAAGGGCACTGCAGGGGCAGGTGCTCTCATGTCAACTGGTATCTCAACCGGTTGTGGCTCCTCTGGATGCTCTGGATGTGGAATCTTTGGATGCTCTGGTCCAACTGGGGCTCCTGGCTATACATCATAGGTTGTCCTActcgtccatttgtcgagagtgaatatctctcggcAAATGTGCCtgcgctcaagctgaggctcagaTGGGTACCCCAAGTGATCCAAAATCTGACATAGCAATctggggaagagaagtggaatagcaTCCGCTCTCAacagcttcttcctatggaccttctcttcaaagtacaaaAGAGCGGCCATAAcaagatgatgagggccaaagaaaaaTCCCTCAGATATCCTGAACAATGCCTCTAGTAAAACTCATCTCCTctgcaccatatgctgaagCTGATAGATGTTATGGCGCAGGAGTGCATCTATAAAGAACATGCTGGGAGGAAGCTCGTACCTCAATAGATAGGGGCATGTGGATGCCCCTCTGGACAGAATATGGACTATGTCACTCTGGGAAGGATGAGTCTAGACTCGATAATCCTCTAGACGGGCTGGCTCATAGGGAATGTGTAGGGCCTCTACTATGTGTCTGGCTCCCAGAATACCATGGCGTCCGTCtatggtgaagtggatgacagtaggatcccgGACCTAGtgtgtagtcatagactgataaaagtccaaTGCTACACAgagatagaaaaaatccctggGAGTCATCAAATGCTCCATATGGTATCTACAGCAGATGGAAGGAATCTCTGAGCTCTGGCTGAAGCCTGAAGGTAGCTCTGTCAAAGCAAAGCTTggagtggaatggcctagccttgcaatccaaattaccctcaatgggtGGCTGAGTGACCATGGGACATCTGATAACCACCTCAAGAGTCATGCTTgagggaatctgagactctgtGGCATGTGGCTAAGTTGGCTGAGGCTCTGATAACTGCTCTAATGGCGGCTCTGATGGCTCAAGTGGTGCTGATaccttggctttcttctttgAGGGATGGCTACCTGACTTTTTGGCTCGCGAAGAGCTTGCCCCGGGTGTGGTGGGTGGCCACCTCATCCCATATCGCCTCGTAGGAGAACTCAAGGGTGCGTCCTCTATTGGAGGTGGCATGACCAGTGACTGTGGAGGCTCGGGTATGGAGCCTTGAACAGGAGTCTCTCTTGGGGCTCTAAGGCGGTTTGAAGGAGACGAGGACTTAGCTCCTTGGGTTTTTGCCATGGCTATCTCAGAGAAGGTGGCCGGAGGTGCGCGCGTGGCTTGGGCTCAGATGAGGGTCAGATGGAAGAGTGCTCTGGCTTGGCTCCTCTTTCACACCAAAAGGAAGTTCAAATGACcggtttaaaaatgaaatttggaatttataacatttaaaaatggATGCCAAGGAACGATTGGAGTTTTCGCAATGGAGAGGCGTTTTCACAGTAAGGGGCCAATTTCGCAACAAAGGGGCATTTTCGTAGGCCATTTGGCAGCTACGAAATAAGGAGGAGGCTGCGAAacggcactcgtgtgccaaggggtggtttcgcagctgcgaaaccagcTATGAAATGGGGTTATGGCTGCGAAATGGGAATTTTTAAGGCGTTGGGGATTTTGCAGAGCATTTCGTAACTACGAAATGAGGGcaggggctgcgaaatggcactcgtgtgccaaggggtggtttcgcagctacgaaaattttcgcagagggtGGCTATGGGGCTACGAAATTATTTTGAAACGGAGGGGCATTTTCACAGCCAAGCCTTGATTTTGCAGCGGGCTTCTTGGGGCTATgaaattatttcgcagccaATGGCCATTTTCGTAGGGGCCTATTTTGggttgcaaaatttcgcagaccatgaATTTTCTCTTACTCCTGAGCTTCTTTTGACTCCCAGAGAccttccttctctttctttgcaattcctcataaattatatcattcaaaaagtctaagttacatataaataatacaacttaagatcaaaattaaaattaaaactattaataaagcttttaaattaacaaaattaaacaaaagatatagactttggtgaaaccaagtccttctaacccttttctgattaggctttctatggctcaaggaggttgatttcctccttatCTTGCTTGAATGGTTTAATGAATGGTTTGAGatgatggccattgactttaacGGTGTCAGTGCtgttggaattcagtaattccaccactccattgagatgcacttggtgaataatgaaagggcctatccaccttgacttcagtttcccaggaaagatatggagccttgaatcatagagtaagactctttgtcctttccggaattctttgttggagattaattgatcatgccacctcttcctcctctgttttgcaactttggaattgatgtaagcatcgtTTCTTAATCCCTCCATCTCATTGatgtctaagcacctctttgccccggctctgatcaagtccatgtttaacctcttgattgcccaccaagccttatattcaacttccacagggagatggcatgctttgccatagactaggtgatagggagacatgccaagaatagtcttgtaagttgttctatatgcccatagtgaatcatggagcttaatagaccaatctcttctgctcgtattcaccaccttcatcaatatgttcttgatttccctgtttgctagctcaacttgcccggaagtc
The sequence above is drawn from the Vitis riparia cultivar Riparia Gloire de Montpellier isolate 1030 chromosome 15, EGFV_Vit.rip_1.0, whole genome shotgun sequence genome and encodes:
- the LOC117931986 gene encoding cornifin-A-like, with amino-acid sequence MAKTQGAKSSSPSNRLRAPRETPVQGSIPEPPQSLVMPPPIEDAPLSSPTRRYGMRWPPTTPGASSSRAKKSGSHPSKKKAKPGAPVGPEHPKIPHPEHPEEPQPVEIPVDMRAPAPAVPFIEPIPEIAPSAPPATLGTPPVIPSTSEPFSPHESRIAISISEFRGLCHTLQTLTTSQSILTQQMTALRAHQE